A region of Plantactinospora sp. BC1 DNA encodes the following proteins:
- a CDS encoding response regulator transcription factor, which translates to MAVRIAVVDPLPMFQQGVVAVLSAVGHDVETPADVVGWARRRGSAVVLLTVLSESDWDLLAQLCATATSYGVIALLDDESVVLGTRAMRAGARSVLPRGVTVATLQRTVEAMIGGQAVMPSAVAAALAADTRSGVERSPSAEQLSWLRQLAAGSTVAQLADRAGYSERAMFRLLNALYRQIGAGSRIQAIMRAQEAGWL; encoded by the coding sequence GTGGCCGTGCGTATCGCGGTTGTCGACCCACTGCCGATGTTCCAGCAGGGGGTCGTTGCCGTCCTGTCCGCAGTCGGACACGACGTCGAAACACCGGCTGACGTGGTTGGATGGGCGCGACGTCGGGGATCTGCTGTCGTACTCCTGACAGTGCTCTCGGAGTCTGACTGGGATCTTCTGGCACAGCTCTGCGCGACCGCCACGTCCTACGGCGTGATCGCGCTGCTGGACGATGAATCTGTCGTGCTGGGCACTCGTGCGATGCGCGCGGGTGCGCGGTCGGTCCTTCCGAGGGGGGTCACCGTCGCGACGCTGCAGCGGACGGTGGAAGCGATGATCGGCGGCCAGGCCGTGATGCCGTCTGCGGTAGCTGCCGCCCTCGCTGCGGATACCCGATCTGGTGTGGAGCGGAGCCCGTCTGCCGAGCAACTGTCGTGGCTACGGCAGTTGGCGGCCGGCTCCACCGTGGCTCAGTTGGCCGACCGGGCCGGCTATTCGGAGCGGGCGATGTTTCGGCTCCTGAACGCGCTCTACCGCCAAATCGGTGCCGGCAGCAGGATCCAGGCAATCATGCGGGCCCAGGAGGCGGGCTGGTTGTGA
- a CDS encoding M81 family metallopeptidase, with protein sequence MHRPLRIAIGGIHIESSTFSPHLSTADDFEVTRGDALLARYAWLSPAQPWAADVEWLPLVHARALPGGAVDPASYDAWTAEIVDGLARLGPVDGMLLDIHGAMSVVGRTDAEGDLVTAIRSTIGPEPYVSAAMDLHGNVSPTLFTGCDLLTCYRTAPHVDVWETRERAARNLVEALRRGERPHKALVHVPILLPGEMTSTRVEPARGLYARIPEIESRDGIVDAAIWIGFAWADQPRCRGAVVVTGTDAAAATSAARELGEHFWAARDEFAFVAPTGSLDECLDTALVAVKEPERRPFFVSDSGDNPGAGGADDVTYALARMLARPEIRDGEVRAVYASLVDPDAVAQLADQPTGTPVSVPVGGRIDTRDPGPVRLDGVLEAVAEDPDGGRCVSVRVGGLSVFVTSRRMQYRQLASYARLGVRVHEVDLVVVKIGYLEPELFEAAGDWLLALTPGGVDQDIERLPYQRLLRPVFPLDRDFVADLTVATR encoded by the coding sequence GTGCACCGTCCCCTGCGGATCGCCATCGGCGGCATCCACATCGAGTCCAGCACCTTCTCGCCGCACCTGAGCACCGCCGACGACTTCGAGGTCACCCGGGGCGACGCGCTGCTGGCCCGCTACGCCTGGCTCTCCCCGGCCCAGCCGTGGGCCGCCGACGTCGAGTGGCTGCCGCTGGTGCACGCCCGGGCACTGCCCGGCGGCGCGGTCGACCCGGCCAGCTACGACGCCTGGACCGCCGAGATCGTCGACGGGCTCGCCCGACTCGGCCCGGTCGACGGGATGCTCCTGGACATCCACGGCGCGATGAGCGTGGTCGGCCGGACCGACGCCGAGGGCGACCTGGTCACCGCGATCCGGTCGACGATCGGGCCGGAGCCGTACGTCTCGGCCGCGATGGACCTGCACGGCAACGTCTCGCCGACGCTCTTCACCGGCTGCGACCTGCTCACCTGCTACCGCACCGCGCCGCACGTCGACGTCTGGGAGACCCGCGAGCGGGCGGCCCGCAACCTGGTCGAGGCGCTGCGCCGGGGCGAGCGCCCGCACAAGGCCCTGGTGCACGTGCCGATCCTGCTGCCCGGCGAGATGACCAGCACGAGGGTCGAACCGGCGCGCGGGCTCTACGCCCGGATCCCCGAGATCGAGTCCCGGGACGGGATCGTCGACGCCGCGATCTGGATCGGCTTCGCCTGGGCCGACCAGCCCCGCTGCCGGGGCGCGGTGGTGGTCACCGGCACCGACGCCGCCGCCGCGACCAGCGCGGCCCGGGAACTCGGCGAGCACTTCTGGGCGGCCCGCGACGAGTTCGCCTTCGTCGCACCGACCGGCAGCCTGGACGAGTGCCTCGACACGGCACTGGTCGCGGTCAAGGAGCCGGAGCGGCGGCCGTTCTTCGTCAGCGACTCCGGCGACAACCCGGGAGCCGGCGGCGCCGACGACGTCACCTACGCGCTGGCCCGGATGCTCGCCCGGCCGGAGATCCGGGACGGCGAGGTCCGCGCCGTGTACGCCTCGCTGGTCGACCCGGACGCCGTGGCACAGCTCGCCGACCAGCCGACCGGCACCCCGGTCAGCGTCCCGGTGGGCGGCCGGATCGACACCCGGGACCCCGGTCCGGTACGCCTCGACGGCGTACTGGAGGCGGTCGCCGAGGACCCCGACGGGGGGCGGTGCGTGAGCGTACGGGTGGGTGGGCTGAGCGTCTTCGTCACCTCGCGACGGATGCAGTACCGCCAACTCGCCTCGTACGCCCGCCTCGGCGTGCGGGTGCACGAGGTCGACCTGGTCGTGGTGAAGATCGGCTATCTCGAACCGGAGTTGTTCGAGGCGGCCGGGGACTGGCTGCTGGCGCTGACGCCGGGCGGGGTCGACCAGGACATCGAGCGGCTGCCGTACCAGCGGCTGTTGCGGCCGGTGTTCCCGCTGGACCGCGACTTCGTCGCGGACCTGACCGTGGCGACCCGGTGA
- a CDS encoding tetratricopeptide repeat protein translates to MGQLRDRKAWDILPDDVVDRLEAWLAEEAFHLEHREWFTTGRSNDPVARVVRCDPDEGDQQLILKFCASDGGRKVATLRRAWKQSSGFRQRHLAETQDQVIRLGGWRAVFMHVAGGDLATIRPLTDFVGDSEFPSHCSTVVRSLLTDWNGRRVKRTARSVAAVLADSLGRRWEDVKSWAESAGIPVAGAPERVRRPGWGKELPNPFTLLVGDAAHREVEDLIIGKAHGDLSGRNILVPTRGRVDARSYVLIDYDRFSEHAPLTRDPMHLLVALALDHFDDFGPALRTDLAKVLVDPTTGNASGNLNHFQRISTAVHQASTGLMKRTGWGAAWTQQCLLSLVGAGLVHLGRPLRTADPEKTKEWCFHLAATATEAYLQACGSTSGVGIPASPPPAVTSSDMRGALLDRKSETRGLRTRLTDGPWGVVVLRGRRGVGKTRLVDAVLAELSREQQTTATLRIRRHDVNPVTRLDVRALVHSVEGGSDPPPSGPPGLPSLVGLEAALRRLGDGRVVIVVDSAENLLDPATLKLVDPDLDDALELLATEPGHRVTVLLVTQLDPTSSSDGIWPTAEDPIFVGKLPRHDFFDYLAFVDRTGVLAPAGLPEEARRMLYDRLQGNPRLAELAYGVVAVAESGLNLSALVGRLRLQQAKDVPAYLTRLLIDGLSPVRRRVVEALAAFATPVPAHAVTGMLGDESPARVRQALSVLAADRVVHQVAPDQYFLPFHDHQLVLSRIPDEAARFDLLHRAAFELSPLQCRTPQRIADLRVHFAELDALLGAELPDAAYEMIEAIDDVLREWNCGYLLLDQREAVQGQLNDDHLEMANDNALADIYLSRGRLGEAYAAYGRALKVADIRRDETNRMRIYANFGGLYWEQNDTDRALGYYELARDEARRLGSAMVQMGALEGIADCHRRRGRYDLAVTCAEEAMALPGSPNYPGTDEAGRFATSRTVAIAIKLARWHMELGQIEIARQLIQKADTAAGSLNGWLRASVLDGQADMLLDQGELEQAEAAALVAVEQALLLHDPVTLLQARTTLCVTYLRTDQIEKARREIERAGRYRRRGRSLIVLALGALLARQTGDPPLADERFQRLLVEATDRVERDPEDFGAWDFQGYAICGKLLDSQQNLDGAVHAFRLARSLTPSTPRLVGRLRFLLDQLDHLSHWPRRLQPAIDALSGSGRE, encoded by the coding sequence ATGGGGCAACTGCGCGACCGGAAAGCGTGGGACATCCTGCCGGACGACGTCGTGGACAGGCTCGAGGCCTGGCTGGCGGAGGAAGCGTTTCATCTCGAGCACCGGGAGTGGTTCACGACAGGCCGCAGTAACGACCCGGTGGCCCGCGTGGTCCGCTGCGACCCGGACGAGGGAGATCAGCAACTCATCCTCAAGTTCTGTGCCTCCGACGGAGGCAGAAAGGTGGCGACGCTTCGTCGGGCCTGGAAGCAGTCGTCGGGTTTCCGACAACGGCATCTGGCCGAGACTCAGGACCAGGTGATACGGCTTGGCGGCTGGCGAGCCGTCTTCATGCACGTCGCGGGAGGCGACCTCGCTACCATCCGTCCGTTGACGGACTTCGTGGGAGATTCTGAATTTCCGAGCCATTGCAGTACGGTCGTTCGTTCGCTCCTAACCGATTGGAACGGACGACGTGTCAAGAGGACTGCGAGGAGCGTCGCCGCTGTGCTCGCCGACTCGTTGGGACGGCGCTGGGAGGACGTCAAGTCGTGGGCCGAATCGGCAGGCATCCCGGTCGCCGGGGCACCAGAGCGGGTACGGCGCCCCGGCTGGGGGAAAGAGCTGCCGAACCCCTTCACGCTGCTCGTCGGCGACGCGGCACATCGTGAGGTCGAGGATCTCATCATCGGCAAGGCCCACGGCGACCTGAGCGGCCGCAACATCCTCGTACCTACGCGGGGCCGAGTGGACGCCCGTTCGTACGTGCTTATTGACTACGACCGCTTCAGCGAGCACGCCCCGTTGACGCGAGATCCCATGCACCTGCTCGTCGCGCTGGCCCTGGACCACTTCGACGATTTCGGCCCAGCGCTGCGCACCGACCTCGCAAAGGTGCTGGTAGACCCGACCACCGGGAACGCCTCAGGGAACCTCAACCACTTCCAGCGGATCAGTACAGCCGTCCATCAAGCATCGACAGGACTGATGAAACGGACGGGATGGGGCGCGGCATGGACCCAACAGTGTTTGCTGTCTCTCGTGGGTGCGGGCCTGGTGCATCTCGGTAGGCCGTTGCGAACTGCCGATCCAGAGAAGACGAAGGAGTGGTGCTTCCATCTGGCGGCGACCGCCACCGAAGCCTACTTGCAGGCCTGCGGATCGACCAGCGGAGTAGGCATTCCGGCATCTCCGCCACCGGCTGTGACCAGCAGCGACATGCGCGGCGCCCTCCTGGATCGCAAGAGCGAGACTCGCGGCCTGCGAACGAGGCTAACCGACGGTCCGTGGGGCGTGGTGGTGCTGCGCGGGAGGCGTGGCGTCGGTAAGACGAGACTGGTCGACGCAGTATTGGCGGAGCTGTCCCGGGAACAGCAGACCACGGCAACGTTACGCATTCGGCGGCACGACGTGAACCCTGTCACTCGGCTGGACGTGCGGGCCCTGGTCCATTCCGTCGAAGGCGGGTCGGATCCACCCCCCTCCGGCCCGCCCGGCCTGCCCTCGCTCGTAGGGTTGGAGGCCGCGTTGCGCCGGCTCGGTGACGGCCGAGTGGTGATCGTCGTGGACTCCGCCGAGAACCTCCTGGATCCCGCCACCTTGAAGCTGGTAGACCCCGATCTGGACGACGCCTTGGAACTGCTCGCCACCGAGCCTGGGCATCGGGTCACGGTCCTCCTAGTCACCCAACTCGATCCGACCTCCTCAAGCGACGGGATCTGGCCGACGGCGGAGGATCCGATCTTCGTCGGCAAGCTGCCGCGCCACGATTTCTTCGACTACCTCGCCTTCGTAGACCGGACTGGGGTACTGGCTCCGGCCGGCCTTCCCGAAGAGGCGCGCCGCATGTTGTACGACAGATTGCAGGGCAATCCGCGACTCGCCGAACTGGCCTACGGTGTCGTCGCGGTCGCGGAAAGTGGGCTCAATCTCTCCGCGCTGGTCGGTCGTCTGCGGCTGCAGCAAGCCAAGGATGTGCCGGCGTACCTTACCCGGCTCCTCATTGACGGGCTGAGTCCGGTTCGGCGCCGAGTTGTCGAAGCCCTCGCGGCGTTCGCCACACCGGTCCCCGCCCATGCGGTGACCGGAATGCTCGGCGACGAGTCGCCGGCGCGGGTCCGCCAGGCGCTGTCCGTCCTTGCGGCCGACCGGGTCGTACATCAGGTCGCGCCGGATCAGTACTTCCTGCCGTTCCATGACCACCAACTGGTGCTGAGCCGGATCCCGGACGAGGCCGCGCGATTCGACCTGCTTCATCGCGCCGCCTTCGAACTGTCACCACTGCAGTGCCGGACGCCCCAGAGAATCGCCGACCTCCGGGTGCACTTTGCCGAACTAGACGCGTTGCTAGGCGCTGAACTGCCCGACGCCGCGTACGAGATGATCGAGGCGATCGACGACGTGCTGCGCGAGTGGAACTGCGGCTACCTGCTGCTGGATCAGCGCGAGGCGGTGCAAGGCCAACTCAACGACGATCACCTCGAGATGGCCAACGACAATGCCCTCGCCGACATCTACCTCTCCCGTGGTCGGTTAGGGGAGGCGTACGCCGCATACGGGCGCGCATTGAAAGTGGCTGATATACGCAGGGACGAAACCAACCGGATGAGGATCTACGCTAACTTCGGAGGGTTGTACTGGGAGCAAAATGACACCGATCGCGCTCTCGGCTACTACGAGCTCGCCCGGGACGAGGCCCGCCGACTGGGCAGCGCGATGGTGCAGATGGGGGCACTCGAAGGGATTGCCGACTGCCACCGGCGGCGGGGGCGGTACGACCTCGCCGTCACGTGCGCCGAGGAGGCGATGGCCTTACCCGGATCACCGAACTATCCCGGCACCGACGAGGCGGGCCGCTTCGCGACTTCCCGGACCGTCGCCATTGCCATCAAGCTCGCCCGCTGGCACATGGAACTGGGGCAGATCGAGATTGCCAGACAGCTCATTCAAAAGGCCGACACCGCCGCCGGCAGCCTGAACGGCTGGCTGCGGGCCTCCGTTCTGGACGGTCAGGCGGACATGCTACTCGACCAAGGTGAGCTGGAGCAGGCGGAAGCCGCAGCGTTGGTCGCGGTGGAGCAGGCATTGCTACTGCACGACCCGGTCACGTTGTTGCAGGCGCGGACTACATTGTGCGTCACGTACCTGAGAACGGATCAAATCGAAAAGGCCCGGCGCGAAATCGAACGGGCCGGGCGTTATCGACGCAGGGGCCGCTCTCTGATAGTACTGGCGCTGGGAGCTCTGCTCGCCCGGCAAACCGGTGACCCTCCTCTGGCGGATGAGCGATTTCAGCGCCTCCTCGTCGAAGCAACCGACCGCGTTGAACGCGATCCGGAAGACTTCGGAGCCTGGGACTTCCAGGGCTATGCCATCTGCGGCAAACTCCTGGACAGCCAGCAGAACCTCGACGGGGCGGTACACGCCTTCCGGCTCGCGCGAAGCCTCACGCCGTCCACACCTCGGTTGGTGGGCCGGCTCCGCTTCTTGCTCGATCAACTTGACCATCTCAGCCATTGGCCACGGCGCTTGCAGCCGGCGATCGATGCCCTCTCTGGTTCCGGCCGGGAGTAG
- a CDS encoding ROK family transcriptional regulator encodes MSDPSISATLRDQTLNLLASGEATSRADLVEALQVAPSTVTGVVRRLLEEGAILEEGVGRSTGGRRPRILRLREPSGVFAVAELGARHARVGLSTPNGRLLATEEIAIDIAAGPGEVFEVVGTAFTRLRTATAPGQALLGVGAAMPGPVAFPRGRLVGPARMPGWSGVDAQAELGARFDVPVVIDNDAKAAAIGEYVTRGRDTGDMIYVKAGTGIGGCLVSGGQVYRGGRGLSGDVTHVRVADSGERQCSCGSRGCLETVASGAALAAQLAEQGQPITGTRDVIGAVVDAEPAAVTLVRRAGGLLGVALSGLVNFLNPDAVVIGGALSSLDVYVAAARGMLYERCLPSMTQSLSIEASVAGPDAGLVGLGHLVRAAADARPA; translated from the coding sequence ATGTCGGACCCGTCGATCTCCGCCACCCTGCGCGACCAGACGCTCAACCTGCTGGCCAGCGGCGAGGCCACCTCCCGGGCCGACCTCGTCGAGGCGTTGCAGGTGGCGCCCTCGACCGTCACCGGAGTGGTGCGCCGGCTGCTGGAGGAGGGCGCCATCCTGGAGGAGGGCGTCGGCCGCTCCACCGGCGGGCGACGGCCCCGGATCCTGCGGCTGCGGGAACCCTCCGGCGTCTTCGCGGTCGCCGAACTCGGCGCCCGGCACGCCCGGGTCGGCCTCAGCACCCCGAACGGCCGGCTGCTCGCGACCGAGGAGATCGCCATCGACATCGCCGCCGGCCCCGGCGAGGTCTTCGAGGTGGTCGGCACCGCCTTCACCCGACTCCGCACCGCCACCGCACCCGGTCAGGCACTACTCGGCGTCGGCGCCGCCATGCCCGGCCCGGTCGCGTTCCCCCGGGGCCGGCTGGTCGGCCCCGCCCGGATGCCGGGCTGGAGCGGCGTCGACGCCCAGGCCGAACTCGGGGCCCGCTTCGACGTACCGGTGGTGATCGACAACGACGCCAAGGCGGCGGCGATCGGCGAGTACGTCACCCGGGGCCGGGACACCGGCGACATGATCTACGTCAAGGCCGGTACCGGCATCGGCGGCTGCCTGGTCAGCGGCGGTCAGGTCTACCGGGGCGGCCGGGGACTCAGCGGCGACGTCACCCACGTACGGGTGGCCGACAGCGGCGAACGGCAGTGCTCCTGCGGCAGCCGGGGCTGCCTGGAGACCGTCGCCAGCGGCGCCGCGCTCGCCGCCCAGCTCGCCGAGCAGGGCCAGCCGATCACCGGTACCCGGGACGTCATCGGCGCGGTCGTCGACGCCGAGCCGGCCGCGGTGACGCTGGTACGCCGGGCCGGCGGGCTGCTCGGGGTGGCCCTCTCCGGACTGGTCAACTTCCTCAACCCCGACGCCGTGGTCATCGGCGGAGCCCTCTCCAGCCTCGACGTCTACGTCGCGGCGGCCCGGGGCATGCTCTACGAGCGGTGCCTGCCGTCGATGACCCAGTCCCTTTCCATCGAGGCCAGCGTCGCCGGCCCGGATGCCGGCCTGGTCGGCCTCGGGCATCTGGTCCGCGCCGCGGCCGACGCCCGACCCGCCTGA
- a CDS encoding ROK family protein has translation MPPVASARPGTSPPAQPSTGRCVLAVDVGGTTMKGAVFGEQGQVRHSLVVPSRADGDPVGALRELCRRLRDTALDGGVEPAGIGVVTPGIVDEAAGLVLYASNIRFRDVPLRALVQDDLGLPVAVGHDARAAGVAEAVAGAGRGLANFVLLPLGTGIAATVVLHGEPVPGTAWSAGEVGHMPVHPGGEPCSCGQRGCLEVYASAGGLARRYARLGGTPGLDSRGIAAAVGTDPLARSVWDTATQALGIALATLTLTLDPARIVLGGGLAEAGAQLFDPVRNALRAALTWRAAPEVVPSAFGAQAAQVGAAILARRAAGLAVPEGWAGRPSARFGSAAIPPRTASGCQS, from the coding sequence ATTCCGCCCGTCGCCAGCGCCCGGCCCGGCACCTCGCCTCCCGCGCAACCGTCCACCGGTCGCTGCGTCCTCGCGGTCGACGTCGGCGGGACGACCATGAAGGGTGCGGTCTTCGGCGAGCAGGGCCAGGTCCGACACTCGCTCGTGGTGCCGTCCCGGGCCGACGGCGACCCGGTCGGCGCGCTCCGGGAGCTGTGCCGGCGGCTGCGCGACACCGCCCTCGACGGCGGCGTCGAGCCGGCCGGGATCGGCGTGGTCACCCCGGGCATCGTCGACGAGGCCGCCGGCCTGGTGCTCTACGCCTCCAACATCCGGTTCCGCGACGTACCGCTGCGCGCGCTGGTGCAGGACGACCTGGGGCTGCCGGTGGCGGTCGGGCACGACGCCCGGGCGGCCGGCGTCGCCGAGGCGGTGGCCGGAGCCGGCCGGGGACTCGCGAACTTCGTGCTGCTGCCGCTCGGCACCGGCATCGCCGCCACCGTCGTGCTGCACGGCGAGCCGGTACCGGGTACCGCCTGGTCGGCCGGGGAGGTCGGGCACATGCCGGTACACCCCGGTGGCGAGCCGTGCAGTTGCGGCCAGCGCGGCTGCCTGGAGGTGTACGCCTCGGCCGGCGGGCTGGCCCGGCGCTACGCCCGGCTGGGCGGCACGCCGGGGCTGGACAGCCGGGGCATCGCCGCTGCCGTCGGCACCGATCCGCTGGCCCGCTCGGTGTGGGACACCGCGACCCAGGCGCTCGGGATCGCCCTGGCCACCCTGACCCTGACCCTGGACCCGGCCCGGATCGTCCTCGGCGGCGGCCTGGCCGAGGCCGGCGCCCAGCTCTTCGACCCGGTACGCAACGCACTGCGCGCGGCGCTGACCTGGCGGGCCGCGCCCGAGGTGGTGCCGTCCGCCTTCGGCGCCCAGGCCGCCCAGGTCGGCGCCGCCATCCTGGCCCGCCGGGCCGCCGGGCTGGCGGTGCCGGAGGGCTGGGCTGGGCGGCCTTCTGCACGGTTCGGCTCCGCCGCCATCCCGCCCCGCACCGCATCCGGCTGTCAATCATGA